Part of the Cohnella candidum genome, CGCGCAGCTTGAAGGCGGAGAGGCCGCGCGCTGCTTCGCATCCGGAATGGGTGCCATAGCGGCGGTGCTATTTGCGCTTACCGGCACGGGCGATCATATCGTCTGCGTGGACCAAGCGTACGGCCCGACCCGCGAATTGCTCGTCGACCTGTCTAACCGCTTTGGCCTCGAAGTGACCTTCATCGACGGCACGGACACGGACGCATTCGCGGCGGCGATTCGCCCGAATACCAAGCTGTTCTACCTGGAGAGCCCGACCTCGGGGATGTTCGAGATGCAGGACCTGCCTGCCGTCACGAAACTGGCGAAAACCCACGGGATACTCACCGCAATCGACAATTCTTGGGCGACGCCTTATTTCCAGAAGCCGATCGCGCTCGGCTGCGACCTGGTCATGCACTCGCTCACCAAGTACTTCTCGGGTCATAGCGATACCGTCGGCGGCGTCGTCGTCGGCAGCCGCGAGCTCCTCGGACTCATCGGTTCCCGAAGTTATCTGAATCTGGGAGCCGCGATGGCCCCGCAGACGGCTTCGCTCATCACCCGCGGCTTGCGTACGCTGCCGTTGCGGCTTGAGCGCCACCAGGCCAGCGCGCTCAAGATTGCGCAGCACCTGGCGTCCAAGCCGGACGTCGTCCGCGTCAATCATCCGGGCCTTGAGCAATATCCGCAAAAGGAGCTCGCCGACAGCCAATTGACCGGTTACGGAGGCCTGTTCTCTTTCGTGACGCGCCACAGCGTGGAGAAAATGAAGGAATGGGCGACCGGTCTCCAATACTTCCGAATCGGAGTCAGCTGGGGCGGATACGAGAGTCTCGTCACCGCCGGCGCTGCCCCCGCCAAATTCAACGCAGATGGCAGCGCACCGTCGAGCGTTCGTCTGTACATCGGTATCGAGGATCCGGAGGAGCTGATCGCGGATATCGATCGCAGCTGGGCAAGGCTGAAGGAACCTTCGCAGGAAGCCATCTCTTCATAAGACAACGTTTAAACGGCGATCGATTCCCGGCAATCAACCGGGGAGAGGTCGCCGTTCTTTATCCACTAAAAAAACGGTCCCAGATGGTTAGGCAACCTGTTACTTAACAATTAAGTAATGAAGTGCAAAAAAACCAGCAATCACAAGGATTTGCTGGTTTTTCTTATAACCGAGGGAAAGAATCTCAGCAGTTCTAGCTTTCTTTACCAGGACAACCTTTCAAGCATCCCCAGCCCTCCCATTCACCGCGTTGGAAAGAGATGCCTCCGAACTCCGTTACGAGAACCGGTCGTTGGAAATAACCGGTCTGCTCGCATCCAGCGATTTCGTCAATTTTTAACTTCGTCACCTAAATTCATCCATTTTATAGGAAGACAAACTTATGACGATTGTTAATAGAGATATAGGAGCTGGTTCTCTACCTCTCGAATCCAAACCTGCATGAAGCCTTTCTCCCGGTTGTCCCAAGCATAGTAAGGAATCAAAACACAAGGTTTCCCATTTTCCTCTTTACCGGTCATTAAAGTTACGCCTCCAAGCAGATCCGGACGGTAACAAATATGGAACGGGTCCCGGGGAGATAGGGCAAAAGCGTCATCGTTTAATTCCGGATTATCCGCTTGCTCCATACAATAAACAACGGGTCCACGCTGAATGGCAAGACGACCGCGATTGGCTTCTACCTCCGCCCTGGCGCGTACGACCTCCACAGGCATGTCCAGTTGAAGTACGATGGAATCCCCAGGTGACCATTGTCGATCCAGAATCAGGTACCCGCGGTCCGTCAGCGCTTCGGCTCCGAAGAGGGGGGCTCCGCAAACCTCCAGTTTGTAACCCCGGCACCAACCCGGAACGCGTAATCGAACGGCGAATTTCCCTGTTCGTTCAGGATTTACCGCAAGCTCGATCTTGCCGTCCCACGGGTAATAAGTCGTTTGCTTCAGCTTTACGTTAAGTCCGTTGCCGATCTCGAATTCCGCTTCGCCGTTCATGAATTGGTTTACGACGAGTCCGTCGTCCGTCCGCGCATAAGCATACTGGCCTATGGAAGGCAGAAACCGTACCAAATTGGTTGGGCAGCAGGACGTACCGAACCATTCTACGCGGTGGTGGCCGCCTTTCGACGCCAGCGGATTGACGTAGAAAAACTTGTCGCCGGACAATGAAATGCCGGCTAAAGCGCCGTTGTACATTTCACGCTCCACCACGTCGGCATATTTGGCATCGCCGAACAGCAGGTTCATCCGATGATTCCAGAACGCCATGGCGATCGCGGCGCAGGTCTCGCAATAAGCCGTTTCGTTCGGAAGATCGTAGTCCGTGGTAAAACCTTCGTTATCCCTGGAAGGTCCGATTCCTCCCGTCACGTACATGTTTCGTTCCACGGTATGCGCCCAAACGCGATGCAAGGCATCGACATAGGCAAGATCACCCGAAGCGTGAACAACATCCGCCATTGCCGAGTATAGATACATGGCACGGACGGCATGCCCGGTAACCCTTTCGATGTCCCGAACCGGAACATCGTCCTGGCAGTATGCCGGCCCCCATTCTTCCTTATCCCATATTTCCCCCTTGCCGTGGCCATGCCCCCGTTCCTCCAACAGCCAAAGAGCGAGCTTCCAATAACGCTCCTCACGGGTAACGCGATACAGCTTGACAAGTGCCAGTTCGATTTCCTCATGGCCCTCTACCCAATGGCGTTTACCGGGGCCGAATAAGCGGTCGTAATGATCTGCCATCCTGCAGGCGACATCCAGAAGCTTGCGTTTGCCTGTCGCTTCGAAATAAGCGACCGCCGCCTCGATCAAATGACCGCCGTTATACATTTCATGTTTTTCCATGTCCGTCCATTTGCTCTCGGGCGCCACTAATGTGTAGTAAGTGCATAAATAGCCATCCGGTTCCTGCGCGGCGGCGATGAGCTCAATCATCCGGTCGGTTTCCGATTCCAACTCCGGATCCCTGTTCGACATCAACAGATAGGCTGCGCCTTCGAGCACCTTGTACACATCGGAGTCGTTGAAATAGATGCCTTCGAATTCTCCGTCCATCAGACCGGCAGCTTTAGCGAAATTCGATATGCGCCCGGTTTCCTTGCATTGGGCAATGCAGGTCTTTATCGTCACATGTTTTAGGACTTCTAGACGCGGACGCCAGAAAGCGTCATCGATATTCACTTTCGTAAAGGGAACGCTCTGCCATTTCATGATTTGGCTTTCTATGGGTGTCATCCTGTTTTTCCTTTCTTTCGTCAACTCATCCTTTGAGGCCGGTCAACGTAATCCCTTCAAGGAAGTAGCGCTGCCCGATCAGAAACACGATGACGCAAGGCAGCACGACGGCTGCCGAAGCCGCCATGAGCAGATCCCATTGCGCGGTATAGGTTCCCTGAAACATCTGCAACCCGAGCGCAAGGGTAAACAGGCTGTCGCTTTTCACGTAAATGAGCGGGCCCATGAAATCGTTCCATGATCCCAAAAAGCTGAATAAGGACACTACGATAAGAACGGAACGGCTTAGCGGCATGATAATTCTCATGTAGATTTGAAAATAAGTGGCTCCGTCGACGAAGGCCGCTTCATCGAAATCCCGCGGAATGGTTAAATAGAATTGACGCAGCAGGAAAATATTGAAGATTCCGCCGCCGAAATACGCCGGTACGATCAACGGGTAATACGTGTCATAGAAGCCGAGCATCTTCCAACCGAGAAAGCTGGGAATCAGGGTTACGGCCGCCGGCAGCATCATGCTTGACATCAGAATGCCGAATATGGCGTCCCTTCCTTTCCATTGAATCCGAGAAAACCCGAACGCCGCGATACTGCTTGTCACGACAGTACCGACAAGAACGCTGACCACGATGATAAGCGTATTGGTGAAGAAGGTACCGAACGGCAGGGTCGTAAGGGCTCTATGGAAATTGTCCCAATGAAAAGGTTTCGGAATCCATTCCGGCGGCATGGTGAAAATTTGCGATAAATCCATGAGCGAACTTCGCAGCAACCATACGAACGGTATAATAAACATCGCTGAGATCAATAACAAAGCCGTGTAACCCGCCGTAAGCGTAAGCTTCGATTGCCTCACGTACGCTCCCCTCCTTCGTAATGCACCCATGATTTCGAGGTTTTGAACACAATCAAGGTGAAAAACAGGATAATGATGAACAGCACCCACGCGAGCGCGGACGCATACCCCATTTCCGTATCCCGGAAACCCGTTCGCCAAAGATAGAACACGAAAAATAAACTCTTATTGTTCGGTCCGCCTTGCGTTAAAATATAAGCTTCGTTAAACACCTGGAAAGATCCGATGATCGTCATGATGGTATTGAAGAAAATCGTCGGCGTGACCATCGGAATCGTAATGTGACGCAGCTTGCTGTACCACCCGCCCCCATCCACTTCGATCGCCTCGTAATACTGCTTGGGAATGCCTGACAGTCCTGCGAGGAAAATGATGACCGTGCCCCCGATTCCCCACAACGTGGTCAGCACGACGGAAGGAATCACGCTTCCCTCCGAATACAACCAACTTCCGGCCGGCAGATGTAACCATCTGAGCAGAGAGTTGGCAAGGCCCAGATCGGGATTCAGCAGCCACATCCAGATCATGGCCGATGCGACCGCAGGTACGATGCTGGGCAAGTAGATGATCGTACGAAACAGGGCTCTTCCTCTGACATTCAGGTTCAGAAGCAGGGCAATCACGAAAGAAATGAAAATAACGGCAGGTACCCGCAGAAGGACGAAGTAGAAAGTAACGCCAAGCGATTTATAGAACAGTTCGTCTTCGCCTGAAAACAACTTGGAATAATTATCGAATCCGACGAATGCGGTATGCTCTCTGAATACGTTATAATCCGTCAGGCTAAGCACCAAGCTGGCAATCATGGGACCTAACGTGAAGATGAGAAACCCGAGTATGGCGGGCGAAGTGAACAACAACCCGTAAAACAGCCCTTTTCTCATGATTACCTCCGATCTCATAGCTTCCAGCTAAGGAAAACGGCGATCTTAAGCAAGAACGCCGTCTTCCGCAAATTTAAACGCTTGTTCTTTTATTCTTAGCCCTTCACGTCACGGCGGCCCTTTACCTGAGCTTGCGCTTTATTCGCGATTGAATCCATCGCCTCTTGCGCGGATTGTTGGCCGAGCCATACTTTATCCAAGGCGGGATTCACGATATCCATAATCTTGTTGAAGTTTTTGACATAACCCGTCGGCGTTTGGTGGCTGCTATTCAATAGAACGTCTACGATCGCGTCTTTATAGCCCGATGGGCGGGAATCGAGGTTTTCCGTCCATTTGGCGAGCAAAGTCGGTTCCGTATACCAGTCTCGATAAGAGGGCATCCATGTCCCGGCCGTAATCATGTCGATCGCCGCATCCGGGTCCATCAGCGCTTTCATCAGCTCCCAAGCCTCTTTCGGATGCTTGGTTGATTTGAACATGGAGAACATCCCGCAAACCACGGTGGTCATCGGTTTTTGCATAATCGGCAATACTCCGACGTTGTAATGGACTTTCGATTGCGCCAATCCTGCGCTCACCCATTGCCCGTCAATGTCCATTGCCACTTTTTTCGTCTGAAGCGCGATGTTCGGAGCCGGAATGTTCTTGGCTTGGACCGGAGAAGGCGCAACATGATGAACATTGATCAAATCCGCGATTTTCTGAAGGGCCTCTACTGCAGCCGGCTGATTTAGCGCGAAGGATTTCCCGTCTTCGGAGAGGAAGTCCCCGCCGTTGGAGAAAATAAAGTTACTGTAGCTCCCCCACCACGTTGGAAAGTTCACGCCATACTGTTTAATATTTTTGGGATCAAAGTCTGCATCCGTGGCATTCCTGCCCTTGTTGTCGATCGTCAGTTTCTTGGCGACTTCGACGAACTGATCCCATGTCCACGCTTCCGATGCTTTGGACGGCGGAGGCGTTAAGCCAGCATCTTTGAAAATATCTTCGTTATAGAACAAGGCGAATGTCTCGGGACCCGGGCCTAAGCCGATGACGTTGCCCGGCTCAAGCGAATACGAGATATTCGGAACGAGTCTTTCCGCATTGATGTCCGGATCGGACGAGAGAAATTCCTGGAGATTGTAGAATTTGCCTTGCTCCGCAAGCGGGAAAGCAATGCTGGCAGATTCCATCTGCGCGATATCTGGCACGTCATTACCCGCCACCATTGTCGTGAGCTTGGTATCATAGTCAGTGGGAATATGCTGAAGTTTTACGGTGATATTCGGATATTTCTCCTCGAACTTTTTGATGGCTACCTTATAAGCAGCCACTTCCTCCGGCGCTCCCCATACCGTCATGCGAAGCGTGATTTGTTCTTTCGACTGATCTCCGCCGGATGATGCCGAGCTCGCCGAATTGGCGGGGGAAGAGGCATTGCTGCTATCTTGGCCCGAGCTGGACTTCGAGCATGCGGATAGAATCGCAACCAGCAGCAGAAGTAAAGCGATCAGAACGGATATGGATTTCCTTGGTCGTGACATCTTCCGGACCCCTTTCGAGTTTCAACCCTTATTGGTTCATAGCTGCAGTCTATGATGCTCTCATTATAAGACCGTATACAGCGCTTACATAACCCGAACCTGTTTGGAATGGTGGATTATTATTGGGTCTGCAACGGAAGCGTGATGGTCACTTTCGTACCGAAACCCGGATCGGAAGAGATCATGACCCCGTACTCTTCGCCGTACGTCATCCGAATACGGGCGATCGTGTTCTTGATGCCGACGGAAGACGATTCCCGGTATAAAATCGCATGAACCGCGTCGCTGCTCATTCCCCGCCCGTTATCCTCAATCTCAAAATACCGGGTACCGTGCTCGATCCAACCGCGTATTCGAATAAGCCCCCCCGCTTCGGTTTGATCGAAACCGTGCAGGATGGCGTTCTCGACAAACGGCTGGAAAAGAAGTCTGGGCATCTTGTAGTCGTAGAGCATCGAATCGATCTCGTAGCTGACCGTAAATTTCCCTTCGAATCGAACGGACATGATATAGAAGTAGTTTTTCATCCATTCGATTTCCTCGGACAGATGAACGGCTCCCCATTCCTTACGCGAAGTATAGTGCAGCATGTTCGACAAGCAGACAAGCGTTTTACTGAGTTCCTTCTGATCGTTCTCGATGGCCATCCAATTCATTACGTTTAATGTGTTGTACAGAAAGTGAGGGTTCATCTGCATGTTCAGCGCTTGGATTTCCGCTTCCTGTTCTTTTAATTTGATCTCGTAATTTTCCGAAACCAATAAACGGATCCGATCGTTCATCAGATTAAAACGCTGAAGTAATATGCCGAATTCATCGTTGGTGCTGACCACAACCCGGGTTTGGAAATCCCCTTCGCCCACGGATCTCATCGCGCCGAGCAGCTTCTTGATCGGATTCGTGATTTTACCTGAAATGAAATAAGCGAAAATAAGCGCAACGATTCCCATAATGACGGCCAGAAGGGTGGTAGAAGCGCGAATGACCGGAACCAGACTGCCCACGAGCGCGGATTCGGGCGTCATGACAATGGACATCCAACCCGTGACTTGAGAACGGTCGAAGCAGACGATCGTGTTCACGCCGTCCAACGTTATTCTTCGCGTGCCGCTGCCAGCCTGTTGAAGCTGTTCCACCCAATTGTCCTTATAAACTTGCGTGATTCTGCCGGGCTCGCTGTTGGCCACGATGCGATTGTCCGGATCCAGGACCAAAAAACGGGAACCGTCGGGAATGCTTTTCTCGTACAGGGATTTCAACGTGTCCGATTTGAAGCTGATCGTCAGAACAGGCCGTTCTATTCCGGGATCCAGTTTCTCCAAGGTCGTATTGTTTAAATAGGAAAAATCAAGGACGCGCGTCGCGGAGAACAAATAGCGGAAATCGATCTTTCCATCTGCCAAATACGGTTGATTGAACATATCCACGAAATCGTAGGTGGGATACCAAACCATCTTGCCTCCAGCCTGCCGGGCCGCGCGGTAAATATCCGTATTCGTCGGATCGCCTTGGGGCAGCGGCTGGCCGAAAGTAAAATAAGACGTCCACAGCTGGTAAGCGTACACTTCATCGATTTGCGAGAAATAACTTCTTAAAGCGTCGGACACGAGACGATCGGCGGCGAGCAGGTCCGCCTTATTCTCCGGTTTCAAGTGATTGAAAACCCGAAACAATTCCTTGTCTACGAACAATGCCATGCTGTTCTGGTCTATGATCCGCAGCTTGGTGTCCATAATCTCGTTGTTTTTCTTTACGATCTCGTATACGTTTTTCTGCGCTTGTTCCGTCACGACTTGCAGGCTTGTACGATAGAAGAGAGTCCCGAGCACGATCAGCGGGACCGCAATCAGAAATATAAAGCTGGCGAGCAACCGGTAGCGGAATGTGATCTTCATCCTTCTCTGCTCCTTTGCGGGAAGGATGCGTGCTTATAAGCTTCCGGCGACATGCCGTTCTGTTTCTTGAACACCCTGCAGAAATACTTCGTATCCTGATACCCGCACTCGGCGGCTATTTCATATATTTTCAACCGGTTCTCCGCAAGCAATTCCTTGGCCCGCCGCATTCTGGTCTCCGTCACATGATCGGAGAACGTTCTGCCCGTCCTGCTTTTGATCAGGGTGCTGAAGTAGGAAGGATTAAAGAAAAAATGCTCTGCGGCCCGTTCCAGCGTCAATTCTTCCTTGACGTTCTCTTGAATCCATCTCAAACACTCGGCCACGATAATCTCGCTTTTATCTAACCGGGCTTGTCTCAAAGCATCGTGTACATCCCGGAGCCGAATCTCTAGAACCGCCATGAGTTCCGCATAGGTATGGCAAAGCGGAATCACGTTCAAAGCCGAATCCGTGAGAGCGCTTCCAATCTGCCGATCAACGTAATCGCGAATTCTGCTTTTCATCCTCATGAGGGTGAGCGAGGCACATTCTTTGATCAGATTCGGATTCGTATGGCCATTCGCGGCAAGTTGAACGAAAGCAGCCCGGCACATCGCTATGGCAGCTTCCGCATCCCTTCCTTGCACCGCTTCGAACAGCTTCTCTCCGTCAAGAAGGATGGGGTTGCGGGTGGGAAGAAGTTCATCATGGAACAAAATGCCGCTCCAACTCTCATGAAAGTTGTACAGATTGGCGGTTTGGGCTGCCCGGTAAGCCTGAAACGCATCCGTCCATAAGCATCGGCAATCCGGACCGATCCCATGGGTAAGCCGTCCGTGCTTTGCCCACTCTGCCTCTAAAGATGAAACCGTTCGGCGTATTTCAGGCTTTCTTTCTTGGGCAGGCTGAGCTGTTTGAATGATGGTAACCGCTTGGAAGACTTCCTCCTGAAGAACATGTAAGGAGAAAGTACACGCTTTGCCGAATTCAGCCCACGCCTGTTCCAAGTGCTTCAACCATGCTCCGGCATCAAAACCTGCCTTATTGCCCGGTCCGATCCGGATTTCAGAGAAAATAACCGTTCCGCTCCCCTGCATCCACTCTAACGTTTCGAGCTCTTTACGCTCCATATCCGTCAAGCTTCCATTCAACCATGACAGAAGAAGGCGGTTTCGATAGGCAGAGGAAGTGAGGCTTAGCCGATGCTTTAACGCTTCCGATTCGGAATGCTGCCGGGATTCCTCGACAAGCTGGCTTTCAATGCGGCGCAATACGTCTTCTACCTTCCCGGCTTCTACCGGTTTCAAGAGATAATCATAAGCCCCGTGACGAATCGCAGCCTGGGCATATTCGAACAGATTATAAGCCGAAACCATGACAACCTTGGTCCGGAGGCTTTCATCCTCCAGCTTTTTCAAAAAGGAAAGACCATCCATACTCGGCATTCGAATATCGGTTAACACGGCATCGGGCTTTTCAGACCTGACGAGTTCAAGCGCGCTTGCCCCGTCTTTGGCGACAAGAACTTGATCTTCAGGCCGCAGGACATGAATCATACTCGCCATTCCTCTGCGGTGCCTCGGCTCATCGTCCACGACTAATATTTTCATCCCGCTCAGCCCTCTCGTCTGTGCTTTTATTTGTCTCCGCTATCTATTTAGATTAACAGAAAAAAGCCCCTTCTTATGGACAGGCGCTTGAATTTCTCATTTCGTTAACGTGCCGGTGTGAAGCATCCAACGTACCTTTATTATAGAAGGTTAATCGGCATTGAAAAAAGTTGAATATTATTAGATAGGTGGATTATGATTGGTAATTTCCCGCTTTCCGCACGTCAGCCGGGAAGAAGGAAAGCTCATAGTGAAAATACAATTCTCGGGCATGGTCAACGTTGAGGTGGAGAGAAAGTCTCTCCTCGCCCTCCTCGGCATACTCTGGGATCAATTGGCCAGAATATCCATTCTTAATCCACTAAAAAAACGGTCCCAGATGGTTATGCAACCATCGGGACCGTTCATTCATTTTATTCCACCGTAACGCTCTTCGCCAGGTTACGCGGCTTGTCGACATCGTGGCCGAGCGCCAGCGACGCGTAGTAGGACAGCAGCTGCAGCGGCACGACCGACAGGGCCGGCGTGAGGATCGGCAGCGTGCGCGGGATCGCGAACTGGCGGTCGACCGACTTGGCGGTTTCAGCCTCGAACCCTTCGTTGATGATGCCGAGCACGTTCGCGCCGCGGGCTTTCGTTTCTTTAATGTTGCTAAGCATTTTCTCGTACAGGTCTTCTTGCGTAAGCAGCGCGATGACCGGAATCCCTTCTTCGATCAGTGCCAGCGTGCCATGTTTCAGTTCGCCGGCCGCGTACGCCTCGGAGTGGATGTACGATATTTCCTTCAGCTTCAGCGAGCCCTCCAGCGCGACGGCATAGTCGATGCCGCGGCCGATGAAGAACAGGCTGCTGTGACGGGACATGGACTCGGCTACGCCCTTGATCGTTTCCGCTTGCGCGAGGATCTTCTCGACCTGATCCGGCAGCGAATCCATCGCGGCCAGGATGTGGGCCACTTCGTCCTCCGACTTGGTGCCGTTCGCTTGTGCCCAGTAAAGACCGAACAGGTAGAACGCAATCAACTGGGACGTGTAAGCCTTCGTCGAAGCGACGGCGATTTCCGGGCCGGCCAGCGTGATGATGACGTCGTCCGCTTCACGGGCGACCGAGCTGCCGACCACGTTCGTGATGGCGAGCACGCGGGCTCCGCAGCGCTGAGCTTCACGCAGAGCGGCCAGGGTGTCGGCGGTTTCGCCGGATTGGCTGACGACGATGACCAGCGTATCCTTGGTGATGATCGGCGAGCGGTAGCGGTACTCGGACGCCACGTCCGTTTCGACCGGGACGCGAGCCAGTTGTTCGATAACCGTCTTGCCGACCATGCCGGCATGCATCGCGGTGCCGCAAGCGACGATATGCACGCGGTTGAAGCCGCGCAGCATTTCCGCCGACATTTTCAACTCGGGCAGCGTCACCGAACGGCCGTCTTCGCTGATGCGTCCGCGCATCGTGTCGCGGTACGCTTTCGGCTGCTCGTGGATTTCCTTAAGCATGAAGTGATCGAAGCCGCCCTTCTCGGCGGTCATCAGATCCCAATCGACGTGGAAAACGTCCTTGGAGATCAGGTTGCCTTCGATCGTCATCAGCTCGACGGAATCGCGCGTCAGCACGGCCATTTCGCCGTCGTTCAGGATATAGATGTCGCGCGTATGCTCCAAAATCGCCGGAATGTCCGACGCGATGTATTTCTCGCCTTCCCCGATGCCGATGATAAGCGGGCTTGCATAACGAACGGCCACGAGCTTATCCGGCTCGTATTCGGTCAGGACGCCGAGCGCGAACGCGCCTCGCATTTTGCTGACCGCGCGCTGTACCGCCTTGACGATATCCCCTTCGTACTCGACCGAGATCAAGTGCGAAATGACTTCGGTGTCGGTCTCCGACAGGAACCGATGCCCTTGGTGCATCAGTTCTTCTTTCAGTTCCAAATAGTTCTCGATGATCCCGTTGTGCACGACCGAGAACTTCAGCGTGTTGTCCACATGAGGATGCGAGTTCACGTCCGACGGCTTGCCGTGCGTTGCCCAGCGGGTATGCCCGATGCCGACCGTTCCGCGCAGCGGATCGTCCGACAGGCGGCCCTCGAGGTTAGCGAGGCGCCCGACCGTTTTGGTGATTTCCAAGCCTTGCTCCGTGAACACGGCGATGCCCGCAGAGTCGTATCCGCGGTATTCCAGCTTCTTAAGACCTTCCAGCAAAATCGGCTGCGACTCGCGATTGCCGATATATCCAACGATTCCACACATATTAAAATAGACCTCCGTTTCGGTTCTCCGTCCGTCCATGAGCGACCGAAACCCAGCCTGCCAAAGCGTCACGACCCATATGCAAACACAGGAAGTGTCCGCCGTGCAGCCGATTCCGGCCAACTCGGACTTCCCATTCCGAATTCTTATTAGGTTGCATCATATCGGAATATTGTACGCACGGTCACCCGCCGCGTTTTGTCTTCCGATTTGTCGGCTCCGATGCGAAACCGGGAGGTCCCCGCCGAAAACCCGAACGCCTCCACCTCGTCAACTTGCGGTCATCGAAAATCTCCCGTGTCATGACCGGCCAAGTTCTGGCGCTTAGTGTTGCCTCTGTAACCT contains:
- a CDS encoding ABC transporter substrate-binding protein; translation: MSRPRKSISVLIALLLLLVAILSACSKSSSGQDSSNASSPANSASSASSGGDQSKEQITLRMTVWGAPEEVAAYKVAIKKFEEKYPNITVKLQHIPTDYDTKLTTMVAGNDVPDIAQMESASIAFPLAEQGKFYNLQEFLSSDPDINAERLVPNISYSLEPGNVIGLGPGPETFALFYNEDIFKDAGLTPPPSKASEAWTWDQFVEVAKKLTIDNKGRNATDADFDPKNIKQYGVNFPTWWGSYSNFIFSNGGDFLSEDGKSFALNQPAAVEALQKIADLINVHHVAPSPVQAKNIPAPNIALQTKKVAMDIDGQWVSAGLAQSKVHYNVGVLPIMQKPMTTVVCGMFSMFKSTKHPKEAWELMKALMDPDAAIDMITAGTWMPSYRDWYTEPTLLAKWTENLDSRPSGYKDAIVDVLLNSSHQTPTGYVKNFNKIMDIVNPALDKVWLGQQSAQEAMDSIANKAQAQVKGRRDVKG
- a CDS encoding sensor histidine kinase; the protein is MKITFRYRLLASFIFLIAVPLIVLGTLFYRTSLQVVTEQAQKNVYEIVKKNNEIMDTKLRIIDQNSMALFVDKELFRVFNHLKPENKADLLAADRLVSDALRSYFSQIDEVYAYQLWTSYFTFGQPLPQGDPTNTDIYRAARQAGGKMVWYPTYDFVDMFNQPYLADGKIDFRYLFSATRVLDFSYLNNTTLEKLDPGIERPVLTISFKSDTLKSLYEKSIPDGSRFLVLDPDNRIVANSEPGRITQVYKDNWVEQLQQAGSGTRRITLDGVNTIVCFDRSQVTGWMSIVMTPESALVGSLVPVIRASTTLLAVIMGIVALIFAYFISGKITNPIKKLLGAMRSVGEGDFQTRVVVSTNDEFGILLQRFNLMNDRIRLLVSENYEIKLKEQEAEIQALNMQMNPHFLYNTLNVMNWMAIENDQKELSKTLVCLSNMLHYTSRKEWGAVHLSEEIEWMKNYFYIMSVRFEGKFTVSYEIDSMLYDYKMPRLLFQPFVENAILHGFDQTEAGGLIRIRGWIEHGTRYFEIEDNGRGMSSDAVHAILYRESSSVGIKNTIARIRMTYGEEYGVMISSDPGFGTKVTITLPLQTQ
- a CDS encoding trans-sulfuration enzyme family protein, with the translated sequence MPTSESDKRHFYTQVSHDSVDTRHHGAISMPVYQSSLFAFETHEKFDEAMKDVLAASVYSRGNNPTVMYLEDKIAQLEGGEAARCFASGMGAIAAVLFALTGTGDHIVCVDQAYGPTRELLVDLSNRFGLEVTFIDGTDTDAFAAAIRPNTKLFYLESPTSGMFEMQDLPAVTKLAKTHGILTAIDNSWATPYFQKPIALGCDLVMHSLTKYFSGHSDTVGGVVVGSRELLGLIGSRSYLNLGAAMAPQTASLITRGLRTLPLRLERHQASALKIAQHLASKPDVVRVNHPGLEQYPQKELADSQLTGYGGLFSFVTRHSVEKMKEWATGLQYFRIGVSWGGYESLVTAGAAPAKFNADGSAPSSVRLYIGIEDPEELIADIDRSWARLKEPSQEAISS
- a CDS encoding carbohydrate ABC transporter permease, whose product is MRKGLFYGLLFTSPAILGFLIFTLGPMIASLVLSLTDYNVFREHTAFVGFDNYSKLFSGEDELFYKSLGVTFYFVLLRVPAVIFISFVIALLLNLNVRGRALFRTIIYLPSIVPAVASAMIWMWLLNPDLGLANSLLRWLHLPAGSWLYSEGSVIPSVVLTTLWGIGGTVIIFLAGLSGIPKQYYEAIEVDGGGWYSKLRHITIPMVTPTIFFNTIMTIIGSFQVFNEAYILTQGGPNNKSLFFVFYLWRTGFRDTEMGYASALAWVLFIIILFFTLIVFKTSKSWVHYEGGERT
- a CDS encoding glycoside hydrolase family 127 protein, translating into MTPIESQIMKWQSVPFTKVNIDDAFWRPRLEVLKHVTIKTCIAQCKETGRISNFAKAAGLMDGEFEGIYFNDSDVYKVLEGAAYLLMSNRDPELESETDRMIELIAAAQEPDGYLCTYYTLVAPESKWTDMEKHEMYNGGHLIEAAVAYFEATGKRKLLDVACRMADHYDRLFGPGKRHWVEGHEEIELALVKLYRVTREERYWKLALWLLEERGHGHGKGEIWDKEEWGPAYCQDDVPVRDIERVTGHAVRAMYLYSAMADVVHASGDLAYVDALHRVWAHTVERNMYVTGGIGPSRDNEGFTTDYDLPNETAYCETCAAIAMAFWNHRMNLLFGDAKYADVVEREMYNGALAGISLSGDKFFYVNPLASKGGHHRVEWFGTSCCPTNLVRFLPSIGQYAYARTDDGLVVNQFMNGEAEFEIGNGLNVKLKQTTYYPWDGKIELAVNPERTGKFAVRLRVPGWCRGYKLEVCGAPLFGAEALTDRGYLILDRQWSPGDSIVLQLDMPVEVVRARAEVEANRGRLAIQRGPVVYCMEQADNPELNDDAFALSPRDPFHICYRPDLLGGVTLMTGKEENGKPCVLIPYYAWDNREKGFMQVWIREVENQLLYLY
- a CDS encoding carbohydrate ABC transporter permease yields the protein MFIIPFVWLLRSSLMDLSQIFTMPPEWIPKPFHWDNFHRALTTLPFGTFFTNTLIIVVSVLVGTVVTSSIAAFGFSRIQWKGRDAIFGILMSSMMLPAAVTLIPSFLGWKMLGFYDTYYPLIVPAYFGGGIFNIFLLRQFYLTIPRDFDEAAFVDGATYFQIYMRIIMPLSRSVLIVVSLFSFLGSWNDFMGPLIYVKSDSLFTLALGLQMFQGTYTAQWDLLMAASAAVVLPCVIVFLIGQRYFLEGITLTGLKG